A region from the Brachyspira pilosicoli genome encodes:
- the secA gene encoding preprotein translocase subunit SecA, translating into MGAMDLVFKLIFGSKEQNDAKILKPIAEKTLTFEEEIKKLTNEELTNKTKEFRQRVEDYIGCKTEELDLSKEENKKKLQDILDELLPEAFAVVREASLRTTGMRHFDVQIMGGAVLHQGRIAEMKTGEGKTLVATLAVYLNALTGLGVHVVTVNDYLAKRDAEWMMPIYSMLGISVGILDNTKPHSPERRAVYNCDVVYGTNNEFGFDYLRDNMVVRKEDKVQRKFYHAIVDEVDSILIDEARTPLIISGPAEKNIKMYYEIDRIIPMLKQAETDERMREVAGTGDYVLIEKDKNVYLTEEGVKKVEKLLNIENLYGAQSSTIVHHVNQALKAHKVFKRDVDYMVTDGEVLIVDEFTGRVLEGRRYSDGLHQAIEAKEKVAIQNESQTYATITFQNYFRMYPKLSGMTGTAETEAEEFYKIYKLDVAVIPTNKPIARQDLSDRIYRTRKAKFEALAKYIKELQDAGKPVLVGTVSVEMNEELSKVFKRHKITHEVLNAKNHSREAQIIAQAGEPGAVTLATNMAGRGTDIVLGGNPIAKGVSEIEQILTIMRDRAFKERDPYKKEELNQKIKSIDLYKEAFVRFVIAGKLDEARELAEKNNALEMLEKLDRITQINEKSKIDKEKVLAAGGLHVIGSERHEARRIDNQLRGRSGRQGDPGLSVFFLSLEDDLMRLFGGERVSSMMLAMGMGEEEELGHKWLNKSIENAQRKVEGRNFDIRKHLLEYDDVMNQQRMAVYAERDYILYSDDISPRIEEIISDVTDSTVREIADGKKTVDPMEITKWLNSYLIGIDEDAANKTVEGGVENAIKNLTKILLEAYRKKSLEVDEKIFREVEKNIFLSIIDNRWKDHLFAMDSLREGIGLRGYAEKNPLTEYKLEGYKMFVATMDVIHNELINLLMRVRIMPNAFNNTERESAFDGGIEEKSNASAMDSNNQNAKPKIAQAQVKMTNKIGRNDPCPCGSGKKYKHCHGKDSKDN; encoded by the coding sequence ATGGGAGCGATGGATTTAGTATTTAAATTAATATTTGGCTCTAAAGAACAAAATGACGCCAAAATATTAAAACCTATAGCAGAGAAGACATTAACATTTGAAGAAGAAATAAAGAAATTAACTAATGAAGAGTTAACTAATAAAACAAAAGAGTTCAGACAAAGAGTAGAGGATTATATAGGCTGTAAGACAGAGGAATTAGATTTATCAAAAGAAGAGAATAAAAAGAAACTTCAAGATATATTAGATGAATTACTTCCAGAGGCATTTGCTGTTGTACGCGAAGCAAGTTTAAGAACTACAGGTATGAGGCATTTTGATGTGCAGATAATGGGAGGAGCTGTGCTTCATCAAGGAAGAATTGCGGAGATGAAAACGGGTGAAGGTAAAACGCTTGTTGCTACTTTGGCAGTTTATCTTAATGCTTTAACAGGGCTTGGTGTGCATGTAGTTACAGTAAACGATTATCTTGCTAAAAGGGACGCTGAATGGATGATGCCTATATACTCTATGCTTGGAATTAGCGTTGGTATACTTGATAATACTAAGCCGCATTCACCAGAGAGAAGAGCTGTTTATAATTGCGATGTTGTTTATGGTACTAATAACGAGTTTGGTTTCGACTATTTAAGAGATAATATGGTTGTGAGAAAAGAGGATAAAGTGCAGAGAAAGTTTTATCATGCCATAGTAGACGAGGTTGACAGTATATTGATAGACGAAGCTAGAACGCCTCTTATAATATCAGGGCCTGCAGAAAAAAATATTAAAATGTATTATGAGATAGACAGAATTATACCTATGCTTAAGCAGGCAGAAACTGATGAGAGAATGAGAGAGGTGGCAGGCACTGGTGATTATGTATTGATAGAAAAAGATAAAAACGTATACCTTACAGAAGAGGGTGTAAAGAAAGTAGAAAAACTTCTTAATATAGAAAACCTTTATGGAGCTCAAAGCAGTACAATAGTTCACCATGTTAATCAGGCATTAAAGGCTCATAAAGTATTTAAAAGAGATGTTGATTATATGGTTACAGACGGAGAGGTTTTGATTGTAGATGAGTTTACAGGACGTGTTCTTGAAGGAAGACGATATAGTGATGGGCTTCACCAAGCAATAGAGGCTAAAGAAAAAGTTGCTATACAAAATGAATCTCAAACTTATGCAACAATTACTTTCCAAAACTATTTTAGAATGTACCCAAAACTTTCCGGTATGACAGGTACTGCAGAAACAGAGGCAGAAGAGTTTTATAAAATATATAAGCTTGATGTTGCAGTTATTCCTACAAATAAGCCTATAGCAAGACAGGATTTATCAGATAGAATATATAGAACAAGAAAGGCAAAATTTGAGGCATTAGCAAAATATATTAAAGAGCTTCAAGATGCAGGAAAACCTGTGTTAGTTGGTACAGTGTCTGTTGAGATGAACGAAGAATTATCTAAAGTGTTTAAAAGACATAAAATTACTCACGAAGTACTTAATGCTAAAAACCACTCAAGAGAAGCTCAGATAATCGCACAAGCAGGAGAGCCGGGTGCAGTTACACTTGCTACAAACATGGCAGGTCGTGGTACGGATATTGTGCTTGGAGGTAACCCTATTGCTAAGGGTGTTTCTGAGATAGAGCAAATACTTACAATAATGAGAGATAGGGCATTTAAAGAGAGAGACCCTTACAAAAAAGAAGAGTTAAATCAAAAAATAAAATCTATAGACCTTTATAAAGAGGCTTTTGTAAGGTTTGTTATTGCAGGTAAGCTTGATGAGGCTAGAGAGTTGGCTGAAAAAAACAATGCTTTAGAGATGCTTGAAAAGTTAGATAGAATCACACAAATAAATGAAAAGTCTAAAATAGATAAAGAAAAAGTACTTGCTGCTGGCGGTTTGCATGTTATAGGAAGTGAAAGGCATGAGGCTAGACGTATTGACAATCAGCTTCGCGGTAGGAGCGGAAGACAGGGAGACCCTGGTTTAAGTGTATTTTTCTTATCGCTTGAAGATGACTTGATGAGGCTCTTTGGCGGTGAGAGAGTTTCCAGCATGATGCTTGCTATGGGTATGGGTGAGGAAGAAGAGCTTGGACACAAGTGGCTTAATAAATCTATTGAAAATGCTCAGAGAAAAGTTGAAGGCAGAAACTTTGATATAAGAAAACATTTGCTTGAGTATGATGATGTTATGAATCAGCAGCGTATGGCAGTTTATGCTGAGAGGGATTATATACTTTATTCTGATGATATTTCTCCAAGAATAGAAGAGATTATTTCTGATGTAACTGATTCTACTGTGAGAGAGATAGCAGACGGTAAAAAAACTGTTGATCCTATGGAGATAACAAAATGGCTTAATAGTTATTTGATTGGTATAGATGAAGATGCAGCAAACAAAACTGTTGAAGGCGGAGTTGAAAATGCAATAAAAAATCTCACAAAAATATTATTAGAAGCATATAGAAAAAAGTCTTTAGAGGTAGATGAAAAGATATTTAGAGAAGTAGAGAAAAACATATTCCTTTCAATTATAGATAATAGATGGAAAGACCATTTATTTGCTATGGACAGTTTAAGAGAGGGTATTGGTTTAAGGGGATATGCAGAGAAAAACCCCCTTACAGAATATAAACTCGAAGGCTATAAAATGTTTGTAGCTACAATGGACGTTATTCACAATGAGCTTATTAATCTTTTAATGAGAGTAAGAATAATGCCTAATGCTTTTAATAACACTGAAAGAGAAAGTGCTTTTGATGGCGGTATTGAAGAGAAGAGCAATGCTAGTGCAATGGATAGTAACAATCAAAATGCTAAGCCAAAAATAGCACAGGCTCAAGTAAAAATGACAAACAAAATAGGCAGAAATGACCCTTGCCCTTGCGGAAGCGGTAAGAAATATAAGCATTGTCATGGTAAAGACAGTAAAGATAATTAA
- a CDS encoding CsgG/HfaB family protein, with product MIRRLFYFIFITLSCTNLFSQITKNEITEKYIKENIAVFEIQDVSTGYSKDLGNKVTTLIENALTRMKRFNIVDRKNLDKYLKEMELQLTGITDKQVIEMGKIYGYSKAITGKITHSSTTYDYDSYDGTGTIYANVDLVLQIVDVSTTKILYSSKISGSSFYSIDRYPSQAFRDAAIDEACNDLVYKVANKMRNIFKITLKISDITDGNIILLAGYDQGLNKNTRFKVYSKSEDIVLPSGNVIEGTYKEKGTLRIKDMGSEYSVATISRGRNIQVGDIVRETYIGNFIFGFNINYASYKINPLIKEFQGTNSAGKLKVNLNKNDYALGMHLKFGYDFQLFSPNMSMGLLFGDFFKTSYGIDTRFNFDINIKIYQEIVRFVLTPYVGLGVTFTDIGEVYGGDYQNGNLLIPNGTKIKSTDIMLGIGFLANIQYNITDTLGINVSAGYRFYTKPINAGTYYEDNSFSMPEEIQTVNLTGLEFMVGVYGLF from the coding sequence ATGATTAGAAGATTATTTTATTTTATTTTTATAACATTATCTTGCACAAATCTATTTTCGCAAATTACAAAAAATGAAATAACCGAAAAGTATATAAAAGAAAATATAGCTGTATTTGAAATACAAGATGTGTCTACAGGCTATAGCAAAGATTTAGGAAATAAAGTTACAACATTAATAGAAAATGCCCTCACTAGAATGAAAAGATTTAATATAGTAGATAGAAAAAATTTAGATAAATACTTAAAAGAAATGGAACTTCAATTAACAGGCATCACAGATAAGCAAGTTATAGAAATGGGAAAAATATATGGATATAGTAAGGCAATTACAGGTAAAATAACCCATTCAAGTACTACATACGATTATGACAGCTATGATGGAACGGGAACAATATATGCTAATGTAGATTTAGTTTTGCAGATAGTTGATGTTTCTACAACAAAAATATTATACTCTTCAAAAATAAGCGGCTCTAGCTTTTATTCTATAGATAGATATCCTTCACAAGCTTTTAGAGATGCTGCCATTGATGAGGCTTGTAATGATTTAGTTTATAAAGTAGCCAACAAAATGAGAAACATTTTTAAAATAACTTTAAAAATATCTGATATTACAGATGGAAATATCATACTTTTAGCAGGATATGATCAGGGGCTTAATAAAAATACAAGATTTAAAGTATATTCAAAATCTGAAGATATAGTTTTACCGTCCGGAAACGTCATAGAAGGAACATATAAAGAAAAAGGTACTTTAAGAATAAAAGATATGGGAAGTGAATATTCTGTAGCAACAATATCAAGAGGAAGAAATATACAAGTGGGAGATATTGTAAGAGAAACATATATAGGAAATTTTATTTTTGGGTTTAATATAAACTATGCTTCATACAAAATTAATCCCTTAATAAAAGAGTTTCAAGGCACAAATTCGGCAGGCAAATTAAAAGTAAATCTAAACAAAAATGACTATGCTTTAGGGATGCATCTTAAATTCGGATATGACTTTCAGCTATTTTCTCCTAATATGAGCATGGGGTTATTATTCGGTGATTTCTTTAAAACTAGCTATGGAATTGATACAAGGTTTAATTTTGATATAAACATAAAAATATATCAGGAAATAGTAAGGTTTGTATTAACTCCTTATGTAGGACTTGGCGTAACTTTTACTGATATAGGCGAAGTATATGGCGGAGATTATCAAAATGGAAACCTACTAATACCAAACGGAACTAAAATAAAATCAACAGACATTATGTTAGGTATTGGATTTTTAGCAAATATACAGTATAATATAACTGATACATTAGGTATAAACGTATCTGCTGGATATAGATTTTATACAAAGCCGATTAATGCTGGAACATATTATGAAGATAATAGCTTTAGTATGCCTGAAGAAATACAAACAGTTAATCTTACAGGATTAGAGTTTATGGTAGGAGTATATGGACTTTTTTAA
- a CDS encoding septum formation initiator family protein, protein MLMIFLFVFSSKGFVNIDKQKQAVEKKKARIEELDRKKKKILNNIDRLTNDREYILSYAKTFGYLDSSKNEKIVKILRDNDKDSYSVYSSEEYIENDSEMAVINSKGVIILAIFLAISFVIYVLFVNRHIFIKKHSSSNVVNYKSS, encoded by the coding sequence ATGTTGATGATTTTTTTATTTGTATTTAGTTCTAAAGGGTTTGTTAATATAGATAAGCAAAAACAGGCTGTAGAAAAAAAGAAAGCAAGAATAGAGGAACTTGATAGAAAAAAGAAAAAAATATTGAATAATATAGATAGACTTACAAATGACAGAGAATATATACTTTCGTATGCTAAAACATTCGGTTATTTAGATAGCTCTAAAAATGAAAAAATAGTGAAAATATTACGTGATAATGATAAAGACTCTTATAGTGTTTATAGTTCTGAAGAATATATAGAAAATGACAGTGAAATGGCAGTTATTAATTCTAAAGGCGTTATTATTTTAGCTATATTTTTAGCAATTAGCTTTGTTATTTATGTGTTATTTGTTAATAGGCATATTTTTATTAAGAAACATAGCAGCAGTAATGTAGTTAATTATAAGAGTAGTTAA
- a CDS encoding ABC transporter ATP-binding protein, translated as MNNNMNSNVTNREVLISIDKLVKTYVGPPKVEVLKSISLDIYKNEILAITGESGSGKTTLLNLIGGIDDITSGSININGNNIGKMNEGQLAKFRNKSLGYVFQFHNLLGEFSAIENVMIPALMLKYDKKNARLKAEELLETVGLKDRMHHRIGELSGGEAQRVAIARALINSPMVVLADEPTGNLDKKNAEIIREILWDMTKKTSSTLIIVTHSLSIASMADRKLRLEYGEKIVEY; from the coding sequence ATGAATAATAATATGAATAGTAATGTTACTAATAGAGAAGTTTTAATAAGTATAGATAAATTAGTAAAAACTTATGTTGGACCTCCAAAGGTTGAAGTATTAAAATCTATAAGTTTAGATATTTATAAAAATGAGATATTAGCTATTACTGGGGAGTCTGGAAGCGGCAAGACCACACTTTTAAACCTTATAGGTGGTATAGATGATATTACATCTGGAAGCATCAATATAAACGGCAATAATATAGGCAAGATGAATGAGGGGCAGTTAGCTAAGTTTAGAAATAAATCTTTGGGTTATGTGTTTCAATTTCATAATTTGCTTGGGGAGTTTAGTGCTATAGAAAATGTGATGATACCTGCTTTAATGTTAAAATATGATAAAAAAAATGCCCGTTTAAAGGCAGAAGAATTACTTGAGACTGTGGGGCTTAAAGATAGAATGCATCATAGGATAGGGGAACTTTCTGGAGGAGAGGCACAGAGAGTTGCCATTGCGAGAGCTTTAATTAATAGTCCTATGGTTGTGTTGGCTGATGAGCCTACAGGAAATTTAGACAAAAAAAATGCTGAGATTATTAGAGAAATTTTATGGGATATGACTAAAAAAACTTCATCTACTTTAATAATTGTAACACATTCATTGTCTATTGCGAGCATGGCTGATAGGAAATTAAGATTAGAATATGGAGAAAAAATAGTAGAATACTGA
- a CDS encoding ABC transporter permease, giving the protein MLGVRYLKAKKKFSFVSIITVICILGILVGDMVMITVLSVMNGFQDDIRDKILGMRAHINISAYGDQPLLNYEYVVDNIKDNKEITSIYPYIVLPSIMRTYTFTTLITVRSFEDDIFTKDRDFIKYFKFIEGDNKNLGTNDALIGSEMADDYALSVGDTIDIVSASGSFEKGFRPQKTTFTIKGIYKTGYYEYDSKMVIVPLKTGQAMLGYEGGVTGVAVKIKNFFDADKVAKNIDLSLKQFYNVMPWMLFDRNFFQALHTEKLMLGLILSFIILIAALNIASSQIIFVKDKRRDIAIIKTLGLRPSNVAKVFFLEGAIIGGVGTILGVIFGILLASYVNETLEFIRAFLQSIVSIIWFIPAHISPSITVPIVPDFFPPDIYYVSNGLPSIIRFSQVFMVASISFLLSVLFAIIPAYIASKYKPAEVLRYE; this is encoded by the coding sequence ATGTTAGGTGTGAGATACCTAAAAGCTAAAAAGAAGTTTTCATTTGTTTCTATAATTACAGTGATATGTATACTCGGCATACTTGTGGGCGATATGGTTATGATTACTGTATTATCTGTTATGAATGGCTTTCAAGATGATATAAGAGATAAAATACTTGGAATGAGGGCTCATATAAATATTAGTGCTTATGGGGATCAGCCTCTTCTAAACTATGAGTATGTTGTAGATAATATTAAAGACAATAAAGAGATAACAAGTATTTACCCTTATATAGTTCTTCCTTCAATAATGCGTACATATACTTTTACAACACTTATTACAGTTCGTTCTTTTGAAGATGATATATTTACAAAAGATAGGGATTTTATTAAGTATTTTAAGTTTATTGAAGGGGACAATAAAAATTTAGGAACTAATGATGCTTTGATAGGCTCTGAGATGGCGGACGATTATGCTTTATCTGTGGGAGACACTATAGATATAGTTTCTGCTTCTGGAAGTTTTGAAAAAGGCTTTAGACCTCAAAAGACAACTTTTACAATAAAGGGTATATATAAAACAGGCTACTATGAATATGACAGTAAAATGGTGATAGTACCTCTAAAAACAGGGCAGGCAATGCTTGGATATGAAGGCGGGGTTACAGGTGTAGCTGTAAAAATAAAAAATTTCTTTGATGCTGATAAGGTTGCTAAAAATATAGATTTATCATTAAAGCAGTTTTATAATGTTATGCCTTGGATGCTTTTTGACAGAAACTTTTTTCAAGCACTTCATACAGAAAAACTTATGCTTGGTTTAATATTATCTTTTATTATATTGATAGCCGCTTTAAACATAGCATCAAGTCAGATAATATTCGTTAAAGACAAAAGAAGAGATATTGCTATAATAAAGACCCTTGGATTAAGACCTTCGAATGTAGCTAAAGTATTCTTTTTGGAAGGAGCTATAATAGGAGGCGTTGGCACTATATTAGGAGTGATATTTGGAATACTTCTTGCAAGTTATGTAAATGAAACTTTAGAGTTTATAAGGGCATTTTTACAGTCTATAGTAAGCATTATATGGTTTATACCAGCACATATAAGCCCTTCTATAACTGTGCCTATAGTGCCTGATTTCTTCCCTCCTGATATTTATTATGTAAGCAATGGGCTTCCTTCAATAATACGTTTTTCACAAGTTTTTATGGTTGCTTCTATATCGTTTTTACTTTCTGTTTTATTTGCCATAATACCTGCATATATAGCAAGCAAATATAAACCTGCCGAGGTGTTGAGATATGAATAA
- a CDS encoding calcium/sodium antiporter has protein sequence MTNILLYIVFTVAGILLLYLGGTYIVDGSVMIANKLKIPPIVIGLTVVAMGTSMPELFVSLFGAVRGESAIAVGNVIGSNIFNIVFVLGVSALFMDMAAGKKSYHVSMLSMFIMYAVLLITLFNFNTKSLIGDKISVVEGVILLVLLCVYVYYLYTVVSKDKDELAIFEKEVSSSTKTYSISRAIFKIVLSIFALAVGSDIFLKGVTGIFRNFISEHIIGFIVVAVGTSIPELVTSVIAASKKEADISIGNIVGSNIFNVGAVLGISSIASFKFGGIVLPAAQNYLIDYSIMVLSGLILLLFTLRGRSLNKVKGIIFLVVYIFYVLYLLKTTSV, from the coding sequence ATGACAAATATTTTATTATATATAGTTTTTACAGTTGCGGGTATACTTCTTTTATATCTTGGCGGTACATATATAGTTGATGGGAGTGTAATGATTGCGAATAAATTAAAAATTCCTCCTATAGTGATAGGGCTTACTGTTGTTGCAATGGGCACATCTATGCCTGAGCTTTTTGTTAGTTTATTTGGTGCTGTGAGGGGAGAGAGTGCTATTGCGGTTGGTAATGTTATTGGGAGCAATATATTTAATATAGTATTTGTGCTTGGGGTATCTGCTTTGTTTATGGATATGGCTGCAGGAAAAAAATCTTATCATGTATCTATGCTTTCTATGTTTATAATGTATGCTGTATTACTTATTACTTTATTTAATTTTAATACTAAGAGTTTAATTGGTGATAAGATATCTGTTGTAGAGGGCGTGATACTTTTAGTTTTGCTATGTGTATATGTTTATTATTTGTATACTGTTGTCTCTAAAGACAAAGATGAGCTTGCTATATTTGAAAAAGAGGTATCATCATCTACAAAGACATATAGTATTTCTAGGGCTATATTTAAAATTGTGTTGTCAATATTTGCTCTTGCTGTGGGTTCTGATATATTTTTGAAAGGTGTTACTGGTATATTTAGAAATTTTATAAGCGAGCATATTATTGGTTTTATAGTTGTTGCTGTTGGTACAAGCATACCTGAACTCGTTACAAGTGTGATAGCCGCTTCAAAGAAAGAGGCTGATATATCTATAGGAAACATTGTTGGAAGCAATATTTTTAATGTTGGTGCTGTGCTTGGCATATCTTCTATAGCTTCATTTAAGTTTGGAGGAATAGTTTTACCTGCTGCACAAAATTATTTAATAGACTATTCTATTATGGTTTTAAGCGGTTTAATATTGTTATTATTTACTTTAAGAGGAAGAAGTTTAAACAAGGTAAAGGGGATTATATTTTTAGTAGTTTATATATTTTATGTATTATACTTATTAAAAACTACTTCTGTGTAA
- a CDS encoding YbjQ family protein, which yields MQIFSVDYLPTNNYELLGLVKGNIVQSKHIGKDILASLNTLVGGEVTSYTEMINEARDIATNRMIEEAKKLGANAIIGVNYSTSSVLQGTTEVVAYGTAIILK from the coding sequence ATGCAAATTTTTAGCGTAGACTATTTACCTACAAACAATTATGAACTCTTAGGTTTAGTAAAAGGCAATATAGTACAATCAAAACATATAGGAAAAGATATATTAGCTTCTCTAAATACATTAGTTGGCGGCGAAGTAACAAGCTACACAGAAATGATAAACGAAGCAAGAGACATAGCTACAAACAGAATGATAGAAGAAGCTAAAAAACTTGGAGCTAATGCAATAATAGGAGTAAATTACAGCACTTCTTCAGTATTGCAAGGCACTACAGAGGTTGTTGCTTACGGCACAGCTATTATATTAAAATAA
- a CDS encoding TIGR00730 family Rossman fold protein, protein MRRQSTEFEDLDMNEEAWRIFRIMGEFVDGFETMSIYNNAVTMFGSARTKPDHPHYKLAYETAKLLAENKYDIITGGGPGIMEAGNKGAFDANGNSIGLCIELPFEQKTNPYVKEEIKFRYFFARKVMFVKYAKALVVFPGGFGTMDEMFETLTLVQTKVLNKIPIIVVDKKFYTGLMNWIEKDMINEKYIDKDDLNLMHHTDDPKEVLSIINNFYNKK, encoded by the coding sequence ATGAGAAGACAAAGCACAGAATTTGAAGATTTAGATATGAATGAAGAGGCATGGCGTATATTTAGAATAATGGGAGAGTTTGTTGATGGCTTTGAAACTATGTCTATATACAACAATGCCGTTACAATGTTTGGAAGTGCAAGAACAAAGCCTGACCATCCGCATTATAAATTAGCTTATGAGACTGCAAAATTATTAGCAGAAAATAAATATGATATCATCACAGGAGGCGGTCCTGGAATAATGGAAGCAGGCAACAAAGGGGCTTTTGATGCTAATGGAAACTCTATTGGTTTATGCATAGAATTACCTTTTGAACAAAAAACTAATCCCTATGTAAAAGAAGAAATTAAGTTTAGATATTTCTTTGCTAGGAAAGTTATGTTTGTAAAATATGCTAAGGCTTTAGTAGTATTTCCTGGCGGATTTGGCACTATGGATGAAATGTTTGAAACACTTACATTAGTACAAACTAAAGTATTAAACAAAATACCAATAATAGTAGTTGACAAAAAATTTTATACGGGGCTTATGAATTGGATAGAAAAAGATATGATTAATGAAAAGTATATAGACAAAGATGATTTAAATCTTATGCATCATACTGATGACCCTAAAGAAGTGCTTAGTATAATTAATAATTTTTATAATAAAAAATAA
- a CDS encoding sodium:solute symporter family protein: MILGNWIILILASLILISIGFWTQLKIKKGNSEGFLLGAKSIGAFVGAGTLMATGYSGWGFIGSPGTTYAYGAIEIFANFFFAPAITFGTLFFAGFMKKKAQEAGGFTVPEYIAKTHNGDKNQKRIVHGLGGIATFVFLSVYIIGQIRAIGLVASQWLGVSEHLASIILMVVIIIFTVQGGLLAVAITDTIMCIGMLVASIIVYLTIIKDVSMTELINTVGAIKPEFINPTTSNPYGEGKYKVFLVFIYAFLFTTTLPYMSVRFLSFKDKINIPAMALIMAPMGIILSLVPIVGLYMFYKNPNLPNPDSAMPVFLTSYLPPAIGGMIILFILFAMLSTISSVLQALASSLSHDLFVAFTDKAEKSSTIINRIGVIFTGVWGLVLTYIAPQGMLNQIAYIGTGGLIAMFVGPIMMKPFIQANITACLLSMLTGLITSTIFILKLNVGWVEAPIYAGLCACFVYILSALLIKEKSEGKEFSKDETTNLENCIDSVADNVD, encoded by the coding sequence ATGATACTTGGAAATTGGATTATATTAATATTAGCATCTTTAATTTTGATTTCAATTGGTTTTTGGACTCAATTAAAAATAAAAAAAGGAAACTCTGAAGGTTTCTTACTCGGAGCAAAATCAATAGGGGCTTTCGTTGGAGCTGGTACATTGATGGCTACTGGCTATAGCGGTTGGGGTTTTATTGGTTCGCCTGGCACTACTTATGCTTATGGTGCTATAGAGATATTTGCTAACTTTTTCTTTGCTCCTGCTATTACTTTTGGTACATTATTTTTTGCTGGATTTATGAAGAAAAAAGCTCAGGAAGCTGGCGGTTTTACTGTACCAGAATATATTGCTAAAACTCATAATGGAGATAAAAATCAAAAGAGAATAGTTCATGGTCTTGGAGGAATTGCTACTTTTGTATTTTTATCTGTATATATAATAGGACAAATAAGAGCTATAGGGCTAGTTGCTTCACAGTGGCTTGGAGTATCTGAACATTTAGCTTCTATAATACTTATGGTTGTTATTATAATATTTACTGTTCAGGGAGGCTTACTCGCTGTTGCTATCACTGATACTATAATGTGTATTGGTATGCTTGTAGCTTCTATAATAGTTTATCTCACAATAATAAAAGATGTTTCTATGACAGAACTTATTAATACTGTAGGAGCTATTAAGCCTGAGTTTATTAACCCTACAACATCCAATCCTTATGGTGAAGGCAAATATAAAGTATTTTTAGTATTCATTTATGCATTTTTATTTACTACAACATTGCCTTATATGTCTGTGAGATTTTTATCATTCAAAGATAAAATTAATATTCCAGCTATGGCTTTAATAATGGCACCTATGGGTATAATACTAAGTTTAGTGCCAATAGTTGGACTTTATATGTTTTATAAAAATCCTAATCTTCCTAATCCTGACAGTGCTATGCCAGTATTTTTAACTTCATATCTTCCGCCTGCCATTGGAGGAATGATTATATTATTCATATTGTTTGCTATGCTCTCTACAATAAGTTCTGTATTGCAAGCATTAGCTTCTTCACTTTCACATGATTTATTTGTAGCATTTACTGATAAAGCAGAAAAAAGCAGCACTATAATAAACAGAATAGGCGTAATATTTACTGGTGTTTGGGGACTTGTATTAACTTATATCGCTCCTCAAGGAATGCTTAACCAAATAGCTTATATTGGAACAGGCGGACTTATTGCTATGTTTGTTGGTCCTATTATGATGAAGCCTTTCATACAGGCTAATATTACTGCTTGCTTACTTTCTATGCTTACAGGTTTAATTACAAGTACAATATTTATATTAAAATTAAATGTTGGTTGGGTAGAGGCCCCTATATATGCTGGTTTATGTGCTTGTTTTGTATACATACTTTCAGCTTTACTAATAAAAGAAAAATCAGAAGGAAAAGAATTTAGTAAAGATGAAACAACAAATCTTGAAAATTGTATAGACTCTGTTGCAGACAACGTTGATTAA